In Mercenaria mercenaria strain notata chromosome 13, MADL_Memer_1, whole genome shotgun sequence, a single window of DNA contains:
- the LOC123530341 gene encoding uncharacterized protein LOC123530341 yields the protein MFIKNITVYLCLYLSVRGLFLSYGNCVAEFSIHDLLRTETSMQKTILSILDCLIETRGSTDMLRAFYDLLECDENGRTPTDSNFIEKSRSPLQVIAKQGNKNIVYHDAVRLLTRRKWKLYAKRRFELNSFLYIIGLFCITYSAIVTVTTPKPDVYNGPLQISTAVFEVLSLVMVAQTLSTEISQLRRTFWGILFVGIRSLTEAQPVVDYTGDDGYGKISVILMLCFLFTCIVILLNILIAQLTDTYQKVQQDAQRGLEVNRAWIVARVELNTFFFGKNFRKSHYKAYEDIENLKDVLTKWESPPLNEMNKYVEDIWDTLDNHKMNLLTIQHRLVRQENTLKNMQ from the exons ATGTTCATTAAAAATATAACTGTGTATCTCTGCTTATATTTAAGCGTACGTGGATTATTCCTCTCGTATGGAAATTGTGTTGCTGAATTTTCTATTCATGATTTGCTTCGTACAGAAACCAGTATGCAG AAAACGATTCTATCAATACTTGACTGCTTGATAGAGACAAGAGGTTCTACCGATATGTTGAGAGCATTTTACGATCTGCTGGAATGTGACGAAAATGGACGGACACCTACAGACAGCAATTTTATAGAAAAGTCAAGATCACCGCTTCAAGTAATTGCGAAACAAGGAAATAag AACATTGTTTACCATGACGCAGTGAGGTTGCTTACAAGAAGAAAATGGAAGCTGTATGCCAAAAGGAGGTTTGA ACTTAATTCTTTTCTGTATATTATTGGACTGTTTTGTATCACATATTCCGCTATCGTGACTGTGACGACGCCCAAGCCTGATGTTTATAATGGTCCTCTACAAATATCTACGGCTGTATTTGAAGTGTTATCCCTTGTTATGGTTGCGCAAACATTGTCAACAGAAATTAGTCAATTGAGACG CACTTTCTGGGGAATATTGTTTGTTGGCATTCGATCGTTGACAGAAGCTCAACCCGTGGTTGATTACACTGGAGACGACGGATATGG GAAAATCAGTGTTATACTTATGCTATGCTTCCTGTTCACGTGTATCGTCATCCTTCTCAACATTCTTATTGCACAATTGACTGATACATATCAAAAGGTCCAGCAAGATGCTCAAAGAGGATTAGAGGTCAATAGAGCATGGATTGTTGCCAGAGTGGAGTTAAACACTTTCTTCTTTGGAAAG aACTTTAGAAAATCTCACTACAAGGCGTATGAAGATATCGAAAATTTGAAAGATGTGCTCACAAAATGGGAATCTCCACCGCTCAATGAAATGAACAAATATGTCGAAGACATCTGGGATACCTTAGACAATCATAAAATGAATCTCCTTACCATTCAACATAGGTTGGTTCGTCaggaaaatactttgaaaaacatGCAGTAA